In Streptococcus oralis, a single window of DNA contains:
- a CDS encoding TIGR02206 family membrane protein, with protein MNLWDIFFTTKATEPPQFDLVWYVSLFTLLALTFYASYRYYDKKVYQRFFQILQAVQLILLYSWYWGNHMPLSESLPFYHCRMAMFVVLLLPGKSKYKQYFSLLGIFGTLAAFVYPVPDAYPFPHIAILSFIFGHLALLGNSLVYLFRHYDPRLLDVKGIVLLTFSLNALIFVVNLVTGGDYGFLTKPPLVGDHGLVANYLIVSLVLATAISLTKKVLEVFLEQKAEKILVKKA; from the coding sequence ATGAATTTATGGGATATTTTCTTTACGACGAAAGCTACAGAACCACCCCAATTTGATCTTGTCTGGTATGTAAGTTTATTTACTTTATTAGCTTTGACCTTCTATGCTTCTTATCGCTATTACGATAAAAAAGTCTATCAACGTTTTTTCCAAATTTTACAAGCTGTCCAGTTGATTCTTCTCTATAGTTGGTACTGGGGAAATCACATGCCGTTGTCAGAAAGTTTACCATTTTATCATTGTCGTATGGCGATGTTTGTAGTGCTATTACTTCCTGGTAAGTCAAAATACAAGCAATATTTTTCTCTACTTGGAATCTTTGGAACGCTTGCGGCTTTTGTGTATCCAGTACCCGATGCCTATCCTTTTCCCCACATAGCCATCCTGTCTTTCATTTTTGGTCACCTAGCTCTTCTAGGAAATTCTTTGGTTTATTTATTTAGACACTATGACCCTCGATTATTGGATGTTAAGGGGATTGTTTTATTAACCTTCTCACTTAATGCTCTGATTTTTGTGGTTAATTTAGTGACTGGAGGAGATTATGGGTTCTTGACAAAGCCACCATTGGTTGGTGATCATGGCTTAGTGGCTAATTATCTGATTGTGTCGCTGGTATTAGCTACAGCCATTAGTTTGACCAAGAAAGTATTAGAAGTTTTTTTAGAGCAGAAAGCAGAAAAAATACTTGTGAAGAAAGCTTAA
- a CDS encoding NUDIX hydrolase N-terminal domain-containing protein: protein MNASDFAKYLQRMLAITDTGLTFTKDPFDRERYEDLRSLLSEMLNQVSDLDAEEVAEVMKPTSAYATPLMDVRAWIVEDEKVCLVRGKGEDSWALPGGFGEVGYSPTENILKEIEEETGFTAKAKRLLAVFDTNRFQLQSKQYAKFVFECQLLDGQFQENQEIADLQFFAIDQLPVLSEKRITKEQMEILWQIHQGQRDQYLD from the coding sequence ATGAATGCAAGTGATTTTGCCAAGTATCTGCAAAGAATGCTAGCCATTACGGATACTGGATTAACCTTTACAAAAGATCCTTTCGACCGTGAGCGCTACGAGGACTTGCGAAGCCTGTTATCTGAAATGTTGAATCAGGTATCAGACCTCGATGCAGAAGAAGTTGCAGAAGTCATGAAACCAACTTCCGCTTATGCAACTCCTCTGATGGACGTCCGTGCTTGGATTGTTGAGGATGAAAAAGTCTGTTTAGTTAGAGGAAAAGGGGAGGATAGTTGGGCTTTGCCAGGTGGTTTTGGTGAAGTTGGCTATTCTCCAACCGAAAATATTCTTAAGGAAATTGAAGAAGAAACCGGCTTTACAGCAAAAGCTAAAAGGTTACTTGCAGTTTTTGACACCAATCGTTTCCAACTACAGAGCAAACAATATGCAAAGTTTGTCTTTGAATGCCAACTTCTTGACGGACAATTTCAAGAGAATCAAGAAATTGCGGACCTTCAATTTTTTGCCATTGACCAATTGCCAGTCTTATCTGAAAAACGCATCACAAAAGAACAAATGGAGATTCTTTGGCAGATTCATCAAGGACAAAGAGACCAATATCTTGACTGA
- a CDS encoding UDP-N-acetylmuramoyl-tripeptide--D-alanyl-D-alanine ligase, with protein MKLTIHEVARVVGAKNDVTSYVDSPLVKAEFDSRLIGPGDLFVPLKGARDGHDFIETAFENGATVTLSEKEVAGHPYILVEDVLTAFQALAAYYLQKTGVDVFAVTGSNGKTTTKDMLAHLLSTTYKTYKTQGNYNNEIGLPYTVLHMPDDTEKLVLEMGQDHLGDIHLLSELAHPKTAIVTLVGEAHLAFFKDRSEIAKGKMQIADGMAPGSVLLAPVDPIVKDYLPTDKKVVRFGQGAELEITDLVERKDSLTFKANFLGQALDLPVTGKYNATNAMIAAYVALQEGVSEEQIHQAFQNLELTRNRTEWKKAANGADILSDVYNANPTAMKLILETFSAIPANEGGKKIAVLADMKELGDQSVQLHNQMILSLSPDVLDTVIFYGEDIAELAQLASQMFPIGHVFYFKKTADEDQFEDLVKQVKESLGANDQILLKGSNSMNLAKLVESLENECK; from the coding sequence ATGAAACTTACGATTCACGAAGTTGCGCGTGTTGTCGGTGCAAAAAATGATGTGACAAGCTATGTGGACAGCCCACTAGTCAAGGCAGAGTTTGATAGTCGTTTGATTGGACCTGGTGATTTATTTGTGCCACTCAAGGGGGCGCGTGATGGTCATGACTTTATCGAGACGGCTTTTGAAAACGGCGCTACTGTAACCCTGTCAGAGAAGGAAGTAGCAGGTCATCCTTACATTTTAGTAGAGGATGTTTTGACAGCCTTTCAAGCTCTTGCAGCTTATTACCTTCAAAAGACAGGAGTAGATGTCTTTGCTGTTACAGGTTCAAATGGGAAGACAACGACCAAAGATATGTTGGCGCATTTACTGTCAACAACCTACAAGACCTACAAAACACAAGGGAACTACAATAACGAGATCGGACTTCCTTATACAGTTCTTCATATGCCTGATGATACTGAAAAGTTGGTCTTGGAGATGGGGCAGGATCACTTGGGAGATATCCATCTCTTGTCTGAATTGGCTCATCCAAAAACAGCCATCGTGACCTTGGTTGGAGAAGCTCATTTGGCCTTTTTCAAAGACCGTTCGGAAATCGCCAAAGGAAAAATGCAGATTGCAGATGGCATGGCTCCGGGTTCTGTTCTCTTAGCACCAGTCGATCCGATTGTCAAGGACTACTTGCCTACAGATAAAAAAGTGGTCCGTTTTGGGCAAGGAGCTGAGTTAGAAATCACAGACTTGGTTGAGCGCAAGGATAGTCTGACCTTTAAGGCTAATTTTTTGGGACAAGCCCTCGATTTGCCAGTGACAGGTAAGTACAATGCCACCAATGCTATGATTGCTGCTTATGTGGCTCTTCAAGAAGGAGTGTCAGAGGAGCAAATTCATCAGGCCTTCCAAAATCTGGAATTGACGCGTAACCGTACTGAGTGGAAGAAAGCAGCCAATGGAGCAGATATTCTGTCTGACGTATACAATGCCAATCCAACTGCTATGAAGTTGATTTTGGAGACATTCTCTGCCATCCCAGCTAACGAAGGAGGCAAGAAAATCGCTGTCTTGGCAGACATGAAGGAACTCGGCGACCAGTCAGTCCAACTCCATAACCAGATGATTTTAAGCCTATCACCAGATGTGCTGGATACCGTTATTTTCTACGGAGAAGATATTGCGGAATTGGCTCAACTTGCCAGTCAAATGTTCCCAATCGGTCATGTTTTCTACTTTAAAAAAACAGCCGACGAGGATCAATTTGAAGACCTAGTCAAGCAGGTCAAGGAAAGCCTCGGCGCCAATGACCAAATTTTGCTCAAAGGCTCGAACTCCATGAATCTAGCCAAGTTGGTAGAAAGTTTAGAAAATGAATGCAAGTGA
- a CDS encoding D-alanine--D-alanine ligase produces MKQTIILLYGGRSAEREVSVLSAESVMRAVNYDRFIVKTFFISQSGDFIKTQEFSHTPGQEDRLMTNETIDWDKKVAPSAIYEEGAVVFPVLHGPMGEDGSVQGFLEVLKMPYVGCNILSSSLAMDKITTKRVLESVGIAQVPYVAIVEGDDVTSKITEVEEKLTYPVFTKPSNMGSSVGISKSENQEELRQALKLAFQYDSRVLVEQGVNAREIEVGLLGNYDVKSTLPGEVVKDVAFYDYDAKYIDNKITMDIPAKISDDVVAVMRQNAETAFRAIGGLGLSRCDFFYTDKGEVFLNELNTMPGFTQWSMYPLLWDNMGISYPELIERLVELAKESFNKREAHLL; encoded by the coding sequence ATGAAACAAACGATTATTCTTTTATACGGTGGACGGAGTGCGGAACGCGAAGTCTCTGTCCTTTCAGCGGAAAGTGTCATGCGTGCGGTCAATTACGACCGTTTCATAGTTAAGACTTTCTTTATCAGTCAGTCAGGTGACTTTATCAAAACGCAAGAATTTAGCCATACTCCAGGTCAAGAGGACCGTCTTATGACCAATGAAACAATCGATTGGGATAAGAAAGTTGCTCCAAGTGCTATCTACGAAGAAGGTGCGGTGGTCTTTCCAGTTCTTCATGGTCCGATGGGAGAGGATGGCTCTGTTCAAGGATTCCTTGAAGTTTTGAAAATGCCTTACGTCGGTTGTAACATCTTGTCATCTAGTCTTGCCATGGATAAAATCACGACCAAGCGTGTCTTAGAATCTGTCGGGATTGCCCAAGTTCCTTATGTGGCCATCGTTGAAGGCGATGATGTGACTTCTAAAATCACCGAAGTTGAAGAAAAATTGACTTATCCAGTCTTCACAAAACCATCAAACATGGGTTCAAGTGTCGGTATTTCTAAGTCTGAAAATCAAGAAGAACTCCGTCAAGCTTTGAAACTTGCCTTCCAATATGACAGCCGTGTCTTGGTTGAGCAAGGGGTTAATGCCCGTGAAATCGAGGTTGGTCTCTTGGGCAACTACGATGTCAAAAGCACGCTTCCAGGGGAAGTAGTCAAGGATGTTGCCTTTTATGACTACGATGCCAAGTATATTGACAACAAGATTACCATGGATATCCCAGCTAAAATCAGTGATGATGTGGTAGCTGTCATGCGTCAGAATGCAGAAACTGCCTTCCGTGCTATTGGCGGGCTTGGTCTCTCACGTTGTGATTTCTTCTATACAGATAAGGGAGAAGTTTTCCTAAATGAGCTCAATACCATGCCAGGATTTACCCAGTGGTCTATGTATCCCTTGCTCTGGGACAATATGGGGATTAGCTATCCAGAACTAATCGAGCGTTTGGTTGAGCTTGCTAAAGAAAGCTTTAACAAGCGTGAAGCGCATCTATTATAA
- the recR gene encoding recombination mediator RecR, translated as MLYPTPIAKLIDSYSKLPGIGIKTATRLAFYTIGMSDDDVNEFAKNLLSAKRELTYCSICGRLTDDNPCSICTDPSRDQTTILVLEDSRDVAAMENIQEYHGLYHVLHGLISPMNGISPDDINLKSLMTRLMDSEVSEVIVATNATADGEATSMYLSRLLKPAGIKVTRLARGLAVGADIEYADEVTLLRAIENRTEL; from the coding sequence ATGCTTTATCCAACACCTATTGCTAAGTTGATTGACAGTTATTCTAAGTTACCAGGTATCGGGATTAAGACGGCCACGCGTCTGGCCTTTTATACGATTGGGATGTCTGATGACGATGTCAATGAATTTGCAAAAAATCTCCTTTCTGCTAAGAGAGAGCTGACCTATTGTTCCATCTGTGGTCGTTTGACTGATGACAATCCTTGCTCCATTTGTACCGATCCAAGTCGTGACCAGACAACGATTTTAGTTCTTGAGGATAGTCGTGATGTGGCAGCCATGGAGAATATCCAAGAATACCATGGACTCTATCATGTCCTGCATGGCCTCATTTCTCCCATGAATGGTATCAGTCCAGACGACATCAATCTCAAGAGCCTTATGACTCGTCTGATGGATAGTGAAGTTTCAGAAGTGATTGTGGCGACTAATGCTACAGCAGATGGGGAAGCGACTTCCATGTATCTTTCCCGTTTACTCAAGCCAGCTGGGATCAAGGTTACTCGTCTGGCACGAGGCCTCGCTGTCGGAGCAGATATCGAGTATGCGGACGAAGTGACCCTCTTACGGGCTATTGAAAATCGAACAGAGTTGTAA
- the pbp2b gene encoding penicillin-binding protein PBP2B: MRKFNSHSIPIRLNLLFAIVILLFMAIIGRLLYMQVLNKDFYETKLASASQTRVTTSSARGQIYDAAGKPLVENTVKQVVSFTRNNKMTAAELKETAKKLLTYVNVTSPDLTDRQIADYYLADQDIYKKTVESLPSDKRLDSDGNRLSEATLYNNAVESIDVSQLNYTDDQKKEIYLFSQLNAVENFATGTISTDALDDTQVALVASASKELPGISISTSWDRKVLDTSLSTIVGSVSNEKSGLPAEEVDAYLKKGYSLNDRVGTSYLEKQYEEVLQGKRTVKEIHLDKHGDMESVENIEEGSKGKNIKLTIDLAFQDSVDNLLKSYFNSELANGGARYSEGVYAVALNPKTGAVLSMSGLKHDLKTGELTPDSLGTVTNVFVPGSVVKAATISSGWENGVLSGNQTLTDQPIVFQGSAPIYSWYKLAYGSFPITAVEALEYSSNAYMVQTALGIMGQTYQPNMFVGTSNLETAMGKLRATFGEYGLGAATGIDLPDESTGFVPKEYSFANYITNSFGQFDNYTPMQLAQYVATIANDGVRVAPRIVEGIYGNNDKGGLGDLIQQLQPTEMNKVNISDSDMSILHQGFYQVSHGTSPLTTGRAFSDGATVSISGKTGTGESYVAGGQEANNTNAVAYAPTENPQIAVAVVFPHNTNLTKNVGPAIARDIINLYNQHHPMN, from the coding sequence ATGAGAAAATTTAATAGCCATTCGATTCCGATTCGGCTTAATTTACTATTTGCGATTGTCATCCTGCTCTTTATGGCCATTATTGGTCGTTTGTTATACATGCAGGTGCTCAATAAAGATTTTTATGAAACAAAATTGGCCTCAGCCAGCCAAACAAGGGTAACAACCAGTTCAGCTCGTGGACAGATCTATGATGCGGCAGGGAAACCCTTGGTAGAAAATACTGTCAAGCAGGTTGTTTCTTTCACACGAAACAATAAAATGACGGCAGCTGAATTGAAGGAGACAGCCAAGAAACTCCTCACATATGTAAATGTAACCTCCCCTGATCTGACTGATCGACAGATTGCAGATTATTACCTGGCCGACCAGGATATTTACAAAAAAACAGTCGAATCCTTGCCAAGTGATAAACGCCTGGATTCAGATGGAAATCGTTTATCAGAAGCGACACTTTACAATAATGCGGTTGAAAGCATTGACGTGAGTCAACTTAATTATACAGATGACCAGAAAAAGGAAATCTATCTCTTTAGTCAGCTCAATGCTGTTGAAAATTTTGCAACGGGTACCATTTCTACGGATGCCTTAGATGATACCCAAGTTGCTCTCGTTGCATCAGCGTCCAAGGAATTACCAGGTATCAGCATTTCAACCTCATGGGATCGTAAAGTACTGGATACATCTTTATCAACAATCGTCGGTAGCGTTTCAAATGAGAAGTCAGGACTTCCAGCAGAAGAAGTGGACGCTTATTTGAAAAAAGGTTACTCACTCAATGACCGCGTTGGGACTTCCTATCTTGAAAAGCAATACGAAGAAGTCTTGCAAGGAAAACGTACCGTCAAGGAAATCCATTTGGATAAGCACGGAGACATGGAGAGTGTAGAAAATATCGAAGAAGGAAGCAAGGGTAAAAATATCAAATTGACCATTGATTTGGCCTTCCAAGATAGCGTAGACAACCTCTTGAAGAGTTATTTCAACTCAGAACTTGCAAATGGTGGAGCTAGGTATTCAGAGGGTGTGTATGCAGTCGCCCTTAACCCCAAAACAGGTGCTGTTTTGTCTATGTCAGGACTCAAACATGACCTGAAAACGGGAGAGTTGACTCCTGATTCCTTGGGAACGGTAACCAATGTCTTTGTCCCAGGTTCGGTTGTTAAGGCCGCTACCATCAGCTCAGGTTGGGAAAATGGTGTTTTATCAGGAAACCAAACCTTAACAGATCAGCCTATTGTTTTCCAAGGTTCAGCTCCAATTTATTCTTGGTATAAATTGGCATATGGATCTTTTCCTATTACAGCTGTGGAAGCCTTGGAGTATTCATCCAATGCTTACATGGTTCAAACCGCTCTTGGAATCATGGGCCAGACCTATCAACCAAATATGTTTGTTGGAACCAGCAATTTGGAAACAGCTATGGGAAAACTTCGTGCGACCTTTGGCGAATATGGCTTGGGGGCTGCGACCGGAATTGACCTACCAGATGAATCTACTGGATTTGTTCCCAAAGAGTATAGCTTTGCTAATTACATCACCAATTCCTTTGGGCAGTTTGATAACTATACGCCCATGCAGTTGGCTCAGTATGTAGCAACTATTGCAAATGATGGTGTTCGTGTGGCTCCTCGTATTGTTGAAGGCATTTATGGTAATAATGATAAGGGAGGACTGGGTGACTTGATTCAGCAACTGCAACCGACAGAGATGAATAAGGTCAATATATCCGACTCCGATATGAGTATCTTGCACCAAGGATTTTACCAAGTATCGCATGGAACTAGTCCCCTTACGACAGGACGGGCGTTTTCAGATGGCGCCACTGTTTCTATCAGTGGTAAGACCGGTACAGGTGAAAGCTATGTAGCTGGTGGTCAAGAAGCTAATAATACCAATGCCGTGGCCTATGCTCCAACAGAAAATCCTCAAATTGCAGTTGCAGTAGTCTTTCCTCATAATACCAATTTAACCAAAAATGTTGGGCCAGCAATTGCTCGCGACATTATCAATTTATATAACCAACACCATCCAATGAATTAG
- a CDS encoding MurR/RpiR family transcriptional regulator: MNKPDIATIIDLHFEELTELEQEIARYFLQAETIQDDLSSQQVTQKLHISQAALTRFAKKCGFTGYREFVFQYQHQASKPDTHSHKHSPLTKRVLRSYSIMREQTQDLIDEEQLERVAQLIDDAERVYFFGTGSSGLIAREMKLRFMRLGVVCEALTDQDGFAWTTSIMDENCLVLGFSLSGTTQSVLDSLLDAKEMGAKTILFTSAPNKNSQAYTETVLVASHSQSSYIQRISAQLPMLILIDLIYAYFLEINRESKEKIFNSYWENKKLNGYRRQKRVRKS; encoded by the coding sequence ATGAACAAGCCAGATATCGCAACCATAATCGACCTCCATTTTGAAGAATTAACCGAGCTCGAGCAAGAAATCGCTCGCTATTTTTTGCAAGCTGAAACGATCCAAGATGATCTCTCTTCTCAGCAAGTTACCCAGAAATTACATATCTCCCAAGCAGCCTTAACCCGCTTTGCCAAAAAGTGTGGTTTTACAGGCTACCGAGAATTCGTCTTTCAATACCAGCATCAGGCTAGTAAACCGGACACTCATTCGCACAAACACAGTCCTTTGACCAAACGTGTTTTACGAAGCTACAGTATCATGCGAGAACAAACACAGGATTTGATTGACGAAGAACAACTGGAACGAGTTGCCCAATTAATCGATGACGCAGAACGAGTTTACTTTTTTGGGACGGGAAGTTCTGGTCTGATTGCCCGTGAGATGAAACTGCGCTTTATGCGATTAGGTGTGGTCTGTGAAGCTTTGACCGATCAGGATGGCTTTGCTTGGACGACTAGTATCATGGATGAAAATTGTCTGGTACTTGGCTTTTCTCTATCAGGCACTACTCAATCCGTCCTCGATAGTTTGTTGGATGCTAAGGAAATGGGGGCCAAGACCATTCTCTTTACCAGCGCTCCAAACAAAAACAGTCAGGCCTATACCGAAACAGTCCTTGTGGCAAGCCATAGTCAATCTTCTTACATCCAGCGTATTTCCGCTCAACTCCCTATGCTCATTTTAATAGATTTGATTTATGCCTACTTTTTAGAAATTAATCGCGAGAGCAAAGAAAAAATCTTTAACAGCTATTGGGAAAATAAAAAACTCAATGGCTATCGTAGACAAAAACGCGTTAGAAAATCCTAG
- a CDS encoding class I SAM-dependent methyltransferase, which translates to MNNYIKCNQDRWNNVKNDYTEPLTHEELEEVRKHPIAVALTVGKKVPEEWFEKAKGKKILGLACGGGQQGPVFALKGYDVTIMDFSKSQLQRDELVAKREGLKINTVQGDMTKPFPFEDETFDIIFNPVSNVYIEDLENMYKEASRVLKKGGLLMVGFMNPWIYIYDADIVWDQPDEELLLKFSLPFNSRELEAEGKITIDPEYGYEFSHTLESQIRGQLKNGLAMIDFYESCDKRHRLSRYGNDYIATLCIKL; encoded by the coding sequence ATGAACAATTATATAAAATGTAATCAAGATAGATGGAATAATGTAAAAAATGACTATACTGAGCCATTGACACATGAAGAATTAGAAGAAGTTAGAAAACATCCAATTGCTGTTGCCTTAACTGTTGGGAAAAAAGTTCCGGAAGAATGGTTTGAAAAAGCCAAGGGGAAAAAGATATTAGGGTTAGCTTGTGGTGGTGGCCAGCAGGGTCCAGTTTTTGCTCTAAAAGGTTATGATGTCACCATCATGGATTTTTCTAAATCACAATTACAAAGAGATGAGTTGGTTGCTAAAAGAGAAGGCTTAAAAATCAATACCGTTCAAGGCGATATGACAAAACCATTTCCATTTGAAGATGAAACCTTTGATATTATTTTTAATCCGGTTTCAAATGTATATATAGAGGATTTAGAAAACATGTATAAAGAAGCCTCTCGCGTATTGAAAAAGGGCGGTTTGTTAATGGTTGGATTTATGAACCCTTGGATCTACATTTATGATGCGGACATTGTATGGGACCAACCTGATGAGGAATTACTGTTAAAGTTTTCACTACCTTTTAATTCAAGAGAGCTTGAAGCGGAAGGCAAAATAACCATAGATCCAGAATATGGATATGAATTTAGCCATACCTTAGAAAGTCAGATTAGAGGACAACTGAAGAATGGTCTCGCCATGATTGATTTTTATGAATCGTGTGATAAAAGACATCGATTATCACGGTATGGAAATGATTATATCGCTACACTCTGCATTAAACTATAA
- a CDS encoding ROK family protein — protein sequence MTHYVAIDIGGTNIKYGLIDQEGQLVESHEMPTEAQKGGPHILQKTKDIVSSYLEKGPVAGVAISSAGMVDPDKGEIFYAGPQIPNYAGTQFKKEIETSFAIPCEIENDVNCAGLAEAVSGSGKGASVTLCLTIGTGIGGCLIMDGKVFHGFSNSACEVGYMHMQDGAFQDLASTTALVEYVAAAHGDPVDQWNGRRIFKEATEGNKICMAGIDRMVDYLGKGLANICYVANPEVVILGGGIMGQEAILKPKIRTALKASLVPSLAEKTRLEFAHHQNTAGMLGAYYHFKTKQS from the coding sequence ATGACACACTATGTTGCAATTGATATTGGCGGAACCAACATCAAATATGGTTTGATTGACCAAGAAGGCCAACTTGTTGAATCGCATGAAATGCCAACTGAGGCGCAAAAGGGTGGACCCCATATCTTACAAAAGACAAAAGATATCGTTTCCAGCTATTTAGAAAAAGGCCCAGTGGCAGGTGTTGCCATTTCTTCTGCTGGGATGGTGGATCCTGACAAGGGTGAAATCTTCTATGCTGGTCCTCAAATTCCTAACTACGCAGGAACTCAGTTCAAAAAGGAAATCGAGACTAGCTTTGCTATTCCTTGTGAAATTGAAAATGATGTCAATTGTGCAGGTCTGGCTGAGGCAGTATCTGGTTCAGGAAAGGGAGCAAGTGTGACACTTTGCTTGACCATTGGAACAGGTATCGGTGGTTGCTTGATTATGGATGGGAAAGTCTTCCATGGATTTAGCAATTCAGCTTGTGAAGTTGGCTATATGCATATGCAGGATGGAGCTTTCCAAGACTTGGCTTCTACGACAGCCTTGGTAGAATATGTGGCAGCAGCTCATGGTGATCCAGTTGATCAGTGGAATGGCCGACGCATTTTCAAGGAAGCTACCGAAGGAAACAAGATCTGTATGGCTGGCATTGACCGCATGGTAGATTACCTTGGGAAAGGTCTGGCAAATATTTGCTACGTTGCCAATCCAGAAGTAGTCATTCTCGGTGGTGGCATCATGGGGCAAGAGGCTATTCTCAAACCAAAGATCCGCACAGCCTTGAAGGCGTCCTTGGTGCCAAGCCTAGCTGAAAAAACACGATTGGAATTTGCCCATCACCAAAATACAGCAGGGATGCTGGGTGCTTACTATCACTTTAAAACAAAACAATCCTAG
- a CDS encoding dihydrodipicolinate synthase family protein — MSDLKKYEGVIPAFYACYDDQGEVSPERTRALVQYFIDKGVQGLYVNGSSGECIYQSVEDRKLILEEVMAVAKGKLTIIAHVACNNTKDSIELARHAESLGVDAIATIPPIYFRLPEYSVARYWNDISAAAPNTDYVIYNIPQLAGVALTPSLYTEMLKNPRVIGVKNSSMPVQDIQTFVSLGGEDHIVFNGPDEQFLGGRLMGAKAGIGGTYGAMPELFLKLNELIAEKDLETARELQYAINAIIGKLTAAHGNMYCVIKEVLKINEGLNIGSVRSPLTPVTEEDRPVVEAAAQLIRETKERFL; from the coding sequence ATGTCAGATTTGAAAAAATACGAAGGTGTCATTCCAGCCTTCTACGCATGTTATGATGATCAAGGAGAAGTCAGTCCAGAGCGTACGCGCGCCTTGGTTCAATACTTCATTGATAAGGGAGTTCAAGGTCTCTATGTCAACGGTTCTTCTGGTGAATGTATCTACCAAAGCGTAGAGGACCGCAAGTTGATTTTGGAAGAAGTCATGGCAGTTGCTAAAGGTAAATTGACTATTATCGCTCACGTAGCTTGTAATAATACTAAAGACAGTATTGAACTTGCTCGCCATGCGGAAAGCTTGGGAGTAGATGCTATCGCAACAATCCCACCTATTTACTTCCGCTTGCCAGAATACTCAGTTGCCAGATACTGGAACGATATCAGTGCTGCAGCTCCAAACACAGATTACGTGATTTATAACATTCCTCAGTTAGCAGGTGTTGCTTTGACTCCAAGCCTCTACACAGAAATGTTGAAAAACCCACGTGTTATCGGTGTTAAGAACTCTTCAATGCCAGTTCAAGATATCCAAACCTTTGTCAGCCTTGGTGGAGAAGACCACATCGTCTTTAACGGTCCAGATGAACAGTTCCTAGGAGGACGGCTCATGGGTGCTAAAGCTGGTATCGGTGGTACATATGGTGCTATGCCAGAACTCTTCTTGAAACTCAATGAGTTGATTGCTGAGAAAGACTTGGAAACAGCTCGTGAATTGCAATACGCTATCAATGCAATCATTGGTAAATTGACTGCTGCACATGGAAATATGTACTGTGTCATCAAAGAAGTTTTGAAAATCAATGAAGGTTTGAACATTGGTTCAGTTCGTTCACCATTGACACCAGTAACCGAAGAAGATCGTCCAGTTGTAGAAGCAGCAGCGCAATTGATTCGTGAAACCAAGGAGCGCTTCCTCTAA
- a CDS encoding YesL family protein, whose amino-acid sequence MAQKGVSLIKAAFDTDNFLMRFSEKVLDIVTVNLLFVVSCLPIVTIGVAKISLYETMFEIKRSRRVPVFRTYLRAFKQNLKLGLQLGLLELGIVSLSLLDLYLFWGQTALPFQIVKAICLGILIFLTLVMLASYPIAARYDLSWKEVLQKGLILASFNFPWFFLMLAILFLIVMVLYLSAFTLLLGGSAFILFGFGLLVFLQAGLMEKIFAKYQ is encoded by the coding sequence ATGGCACAAAAAGGAGTAAGCCTTATTAAGGCAGCATTTGACACAGATAACTTTCTCATGCGTTTCAGTGAGAAGGTCTTGGATATCGTCACAGTCAATCTTCTTTTTGTCGTCTCTTGTTTGCCCATTGTGACGATTGGAGTGGCGAAAATCAGCCTTTACGAGACCATGTTTGAGATTAAGAGAAGCAGACGAGTTCCAGTTTTCAGAACCTATCTAAGAGCTTTCAAGCAAAATCTGAAACTGGGGCTTCAGTTAGGTTTGCTAGAGTTGGGCATTGTGTCATTAAGCCTTCTAGACCTCTATCTCTTCTGGGGCCAGACAGCTTTACCTTTCCAGATTGTGAAAGCAATTTGTTTGGGGATTCTCATCTTCCTCACTCTCGTGATGTTGGCTAGTTATCCCATCGCTGCGCGCTATGATTTATCTTGGAAAGAAGTGCTGCAAAAAGGGCTTATCTTGGCAAGTTTTAACTTTCCATGGTTCTTCCTCATGTTAGCTATTCTCTTTCTCATAGTGATGGTTCTTTATCTATCCGCCTTCACTCTCCTTTTGGGTGGGTCAGCCTTTATCCTCTTTGGTTTTGGTTTGCTGGTCTTTCTCCAAGCAGGATTGATGGAGAAAATTTTCGCCAAATACCAGTAG